ACATATTTTACACCCagtttcaagaaaagaaaaaacgagCACAACATAATTTACAACTCTCTCTGACCATCTCCAGCATTCGTACGTTCGAAATGCTCTATTGCCACTACGACAACAAACTCCACTGCTGCACGAAGCAACTAAGATGCGCTGCGCAAGCGAGTTTAATCACACGGCAACCATCAGCTGCCCCacggcgcggcgccgccgtctccatggccgccgcggcgggcggcgagcaTGGCGGCGAGAGCCCGCGAGTGCGGCCAGGCGGGGTTCCCTCGCCTGGCGGCCTCCCTGAACAtctcctccgcccgcgccaGCGACTCGTCCGCCGTGTCCTCCACCATCGTCCCGGGCACGTCGTGCTCCATCCGGTCctgggcgccgccgtccgtgGCCGCCGTGACGGGCTTCCTCGTGTCGGCGAACTCCACCTCGGCCAGCGGCGACGGCTTGTGGGTCCGGTAGTACTCCCGGTCCTCCTCCCTCACcccgcgcgcctccgcctcctcctcccccgccgtcGCTTCCCCCAGCGGGTcgctccccgccggcgccgcggaagaagaagacgacgagtgccgccgccgcttctgcGTCAGCGAGGATCCCTCCGCCGGGTCCGCAAGCTCCTGGGACCCGAGCTTATTGTTAGTTCCCCCCGAGGGAGCGAAGGGCTTTTtcgccttcgtctccggcggtGTGAACCTGTCGTGGGCGGCGGCttcctcggcggcggagaaCTTCGGTGGCCGATCCGTGTAGTCGTCGCTCGGCGGCTGGCCGTCGCCCTCGCCGGCGTGGACGGCCGGGTCCCCCGCGCCGGCTCCCGTCGAGCCGGCGGACAGCGCGCGGCCGCGCTGCACGAGGGATCGCCATGGCTGCTGCCCCGAGGCCACGAAGCGGAGAGCTCGCGCCGTGCTCATCATGGCAATGGCCGCCGCTAGCTATAATGTATACGGAGAAGAATTCTTCGATTGCTT
This is a stretch of genomic DNA from Brachypodium distachyon strain Bd21 chromosome 1, Brachypodium_distachyon_v3.0, whole genome shotgun sequence. It encodes these proteins:
- the LOC100836087 gene encoding uncharacterized protein LOC100836087, translating into MMSTARALRFVASGQQPWRSLVQRGRALSAGSTGAGAGDPAVHAGEGDGQPPSDDYTDRPPKFSAAEEAAAHDRFTPPETKAKKPFAPSGGTNNKLGSQELADPAEGSSLTQKRRRHSSSSSSAAPAGSDPLGEATAGEEEAEARGVREEDREYYRTHKPSPLAEVEFADTRKPVTAATDGGAQDRMEHDVPGTMVEDTADESLARAEEMFREAARRGNPAWPHSRALAAMLAARRGGHGDGGAAPWGS